One Paraburkholderia aromaticivorans genomic region harbors:
- the dacB gene encoding D-alanyl-D-alanine carboxypeptidase/D-alanyl-D-alanine endopeptidase encodes MRPRFDSAASAASAASAASAASVASTTSIASNAATALTTAIVSTARLPRRFAPRATAWLLACAALSCGASLPLAAQARVKATRPSVNVTTVLPQPVMLDLQRAHVPLSSISVVVEKVGDRTPILALNAGKPMMPASTMKLVTTYSGLSILGPDYRWRTSAYADGSIDANGVLHGNLYIQGTGDPKLVPEELIDLVQKIHKAGINGIDGALVLDKRYFDPSTRDLPPFDDDATAPYNVGPDPLLYAFKSLSFTLTPSPDGSVAIDVLPALAQLQIDNQMHAVNGPCRGDAASVSPTVTPQPNGTVVASFSGDYSMRCGPRTINVAVLDHSAFFAGGFLALWQQTGGTFSGATREGAVPVGAKLIATHQGPMLSDIVRDINKFSNNTMARNLFLTIGATEEKGPATPAKSARAIEAFLRRDSIDMEYLTLDNGSGLSRDEHVTALSLADLLQRANASPVAQVFVESLPIAGVDGTMRNRLTNQGAGGNAHIKTGTLRDVRAIAGYVASADGNSYVVVSLINDPHSEAARAAHDALLEWVYQGPSQGFTKVSDPVVEPRSIKPRKNPHKRGAH; translated from the coding sequence CTGCGTCCGCGATTTGATTCTGCGGCTTCTGCTGCTTCTGCTGCTTCTGCTGCTTCTGCTGCTTCTGTTGCTTCAACCACTTCCATTGCTTCGAACGCTGCCACCGCTTTGACCACCGCTATCGTTTCCACCGCTCGCCTGCCGCGCCGGTTCGCGCCGCGCGCAACGGCCTGGCTGCTCGCCTGCGCCGCGCTCAGCTGCGGCGCATCGCTGCCGCTCGCCGCGCAGGCTCGCGTCAAGGCCACGCGTCCGAGCGTCAACGTCACCACGGTCTTGCCGCAACCGGTGATGCTCGACTTGCAGCGCGCGCACGTGCCCTTGTCGTCGATCAGCGTGGTCGTGGAGAAAGTCGGCGACCGCACGCCGATCCTCGCACTGAACGCCGGCAAGCCGATGATGCCCGCCTCGACGATGAAACTCGTCACTACCTACTCGGGCCTGTCGATACTCGGCCCCGACTACCGCTGGCGCACCAGCGCCTACGCGGACGGCAGCATCGACGCCAATGGCGTGCTGCACGGCAATCTCTACATTCAGGGCACGGGCGATCCGAAGCTCGTGCCGGAAGAACTGATCGACCTCGTGCAGAAGATCCACAAGGCGGGCATCAACGGCATCGACGGCGCGCTGGTGCTCGACAAGCGCTACTTCGATCCGTCCACGCGCGACCTGCCGCCGTTCGACGACGACGCCACCGCGCCATACAACGTCGGTCCCGATCCGCTCCTGTACGCGTTCAAATCGCTGTCGTTCACGCTGACGCCGTCGCCCGACGGCAGCGTTGCGATCGACGTGCTGCCCGCGCTCGCGCAACTGCAGATCGACAACCAGATGCACGCGGTGAACGGCCCGTGCCGCGGCGACGCGGCCTCGGTGTCGCCCACTGTCACGCCGCAGCCGAACGGCACCGTCGTAGCCTCGTTCAGCGGCGACTATTCGATGCGCTGCGGCCCGCGCACGATCAACGTTGCGGTACTCGATCACTCGGCGTTTTTCGCGGGCGGTTTTCTCGCGCTGTGGCAGCAAACCGGCGGCACGTTCAGTGGCGCGACGCGCGAAGGCGCGGTGCCGGTCGGCGCCAAACTGATCGCGACGCATCAGGGGCCGATGCTGTCCGACATCGTTCGCGACATCAACAAATTCAGCAACAACACGATGGCGCGCAACCTGTTCCTGACGATCGGCGCAACCGAGGAAAAGGGGCCCGCGACGCCCGCCAAATCGGCGCGCGCCATCGAGGCGTTTCTGCGCCGCGACAGTATCGACATGGAATATCTGACGCTCGACAACGGCTCGGGCCTGTCGCGCGACGAGCACGTCACCGCGCTCTCGCTCGCCGATCTGCTGCAGCGGGCCAACGCGAGTCCGGTCGCGCAGGTGTTCGTGGAGTCGCTGCCGATCGCGGGCGTCGACGGCACCATGCGCAACCGCTTGACCAACCAGGGCGCGGGCGGCAATGCGCACATCAAGACCGGCACGTTGCGCGACGTTCGGGCAATCGCGGGCTATGTCGCCTCGGCGGACGGTAACAGTTACGTGGTCGTCAGCCTGATCAACGATCCGCATTCGGAAGCCGCGCGCGCCGCGCACGATGCGCTACTCGAATGGGTGTATCAAGGTCCGTCGCAGGGCTTCACCAAGGTGTCCGATCCGGTCGTCGAACCGCGCAGCATCAAGCCCAGGAAAAACCCGCACAAGCGTGGCGCTCACTGA
- a CDS encoding L-threonylcarbamoyladenylate synthase, with translation MPDQQKPAEGALPVSAAQIEHAAALLDAGGLVAFPTETVYGLGGDAESPDAVARIYAAKGRPASHPVIVHLAPQGDPNYWVEHLPAEAQRLIDAFWPGPLTLILKRAARIPAAVSGGQDSVGLRCPSHPVAQALLQAFSALRGGHGGVAAPSANRFGHVSPTTAQHVRDEFGDAIHVLDGGASDVGIESTILDLSRGFPALLRPGRVTPQDIADVLGEAPRLPDGSDATAPRASGTLKAHYAPRTPLALLPFAALEPLLAARQADERVALVARASRAGHWADAEGVHFIAAPEDPHVYARELYGLLRALDRANVTRILIEKLPDTIEWIAVNDRLGRAAAAFEAQG, from the coding sequence ATGCCGGATCAACAGAAGCCCGCCGAAGGTGCATTGCCTGTGAGCGCCGCGCAGATTGAACACGCGGCGGCGCTGCTCGACGCGGGCGGCCTGGTCGCGTTTCCCACGGAGACGGTGTACGGTCTCGGCGGCGACGCCGAGAGTCCCGACGCGGTCGCTCGCATTTACGCGGCGAAGGGCAGGCCGGCGAGTCATCCGGTGATCGTGCATCTCGCGCCGCAAGGCGATCCGAACTACTGGGTCGAGCATTTGCCCGCGGAGGCGCAGCGGTTGATCGACGCGTTCTGGCCGGGGCCTCTCACGCTGATCCTGAAGCGCGCCGCGCGCATTCCGGCGGCGGTGAGCGGCGGTCAGGATTCGGTGGGATTGCGCTGCCCGTCGCATCCGGTCGCGCAAGCGTTGCTTCAGGCATTTAGCGCTTTGCGTGGCGGGCATGGCGGTGTCGCGGCGCCGTCGGCGAACCGGTTCGGACATGTGAGCCCGACCACGGCGCAACATGTACGCGACGAGTTCGGCGACGCGATTCATGTGCTGGACGGCGGCGCGTCGGATGTCGGTATCGAATCGACCATTCTGGATTTGTCGCGCGGCTTTCCGGCGTTGTTGAGGCCGGGGCGTGTGACACCGCAAGACATCGCCGACGTGCTCGGCGAGGCGCCGCGTTTGCCGGACGGCTCGGACGCGACCGCACCGCGGGCTTCCGGCACGTTAAAGGCGCACTATGCGCCGCGCACGCCGTTGGCGCTGTTGCCCTTCGCCGCGCTGGAGCCTTTGCTTGCCGCGCGGCAAGCGGATGAGCGCGTGGCGCTGGTGGCGCGTGCGTCGCGAGCCGGACATTGGGCCGACGCCGAGGGCGTGCATTTCATCGCCGCGCCTGAAGATCCGCATGTCTACGCGCGTGAACTGTATGGCTTGCTGCGGGCGCTGGATCGCGCGAATGTAACGCGGATATTGATCGAGAAGCTGCCGGATACGATCGAGTGGATCGCTGTTAATGATCGGTTAGGGCGGGCGGCCGCTGCGTTCGAAGCGCAGGGATAA
- a CDS encoding DegQ family serine endoprotease codes for MNAKTLSRSAVAIAVAVALSAGYVAGHRDVPAPQVISPAQAAMMPAEAAAKTGIPDFSGLVETYGPAVVNISAKHVVKQTALRGNPGNGNGGGNGNQLPIDPSDPFYQFYKHFFGGMPGMQGGDGGDAADQPSASLGSGFIVSNDGYILTNAHVVDGANVVTVKLTDKREFRAKVVGADKQSDVAVLKIDASNLPTVKIGDPRQSKVGQWVVAIGSPYGFDNTVTSGIISAKSRSLPNENYTPFIQTDVPVNPGNSGGPLFNLQGEVIGINSMIYSQTGGFQGLSFAIPINEAIKVKDDIVKTGHVSRGRLGVAVQGMNQTLANSFGMQKPQGALVSSVDPGGPAAKGGLQPGDVILSVNGEPVSDSSDLPAQVAGLAPGSSATVQVWRDKTTKDLKVTIGSLSDAKVASDKADQPTQLQGRLGVAVRPLTPEEKSGASVSHGLLVQQSGGAAESAGIQPGDVILAVNGRPISSVDQLKQMIAGAGNSIALLIQRDNAQIFVPVDLG; via the coding sequence ATGAACGCGAAAACCTTGTCCCGCAGCGCTGTTGCAATAGCTGTCGCCGTAGCGCTTTCCGCCGGCTATGTGGCGGGGCATCGCGACGTGCCCGCGCCGCAGGTGATCTCGCCGGCGCAAGCCGCGATGATGCCCGCTGAAGCCGCCGCCAAAACCGGCATTCCCGACTTCTCGGGCCTCGTCGAAACCTACGGCCCGGCCGTGGTGAACATTAGCGCGAAGCACGTCGTCAAGCAGACGGCGCTGCGCGGCAACCCCGGCAATGGCAACGGCGGCGGCAACGGCAATCAGTTGCCGATCGATCCGAGCGATCCGTTCTACCAGTTCTACAAGCACTTCTTCGGCGGCATGCCGGGCATGCAAGGCGGCGACGGCGGCGATGCGGCCGATCAGCCGAGCGCGAGCTTGGGCTCGGGCTTCATCGTCAGCAATGACGGCTACATCCTGACCAATGCGCACGTGGTAGACGGCGCCAACGTCGTCACCGTGAAGCTGACCGACAAGCGCGAATTCCGCGCGAAGGTAGTGGGCGCCGACAAGCAGTCCGACGTCGCCGTATTGAAGATCGACGCGAGCAATCTGCCGACCGTGAAGATCGGCGATCCGCGCCAGAGCAAGGTCGGCCAGTGGGTCGTCGCGATTGGCTCGCCTTACGGTTTCGACAACACGGTGACCTCGGGCATCATCAGCGCGAAGTCGCGCTCGCTCCCTAATGAAAACTACACGCCGTTCATTCAGACCGACGTGCCGGTGAACCCGGGCAATTCGGGTGGCCCGCTCTTCAATCTGCAAGGCGAAGTGATCGGTATCAACTCGATGATCTATTCGCAGACGGGCGGCTTCCAGGGCCTTTCGTTCGCCATCCCGATCAATGAGGCGATCAAGGTCAAGGACGACATCGTCAAGACCGGCCACGTGAGCCGCGGCCGTCTCGGCGTAGCGGTGCAGGGCATGAACCAGACGCTCGCTAACTCGTTCGGCATGCAGAAGCCGCAAGGCGCGCTGGTCAGCTCGGTCGATCCGGGCGGCCCGGCGGCCAAGGGCGGTTTGCAGCCGGGCGACGTGATCCTGTCGGTGAATGGCGAACCGGTCAGCGACTCGTCCGATCTGCCGGCGCAGGTCGCGGGGCTCGCGCCGGGCAGCTCGGCGACCGTGCAGGTCTGGCGCGACAAGACCACCAAGGACCTGAAGGTGACCATCGGCTCGTTGTCGGATGCGAAGGTCGCCTCGGACAAGGCCGATCAGCCGACCCAGTTGCAAGGCCGGCTCGGCGTGGCGGTGCGGCCGCTGACGCCGGAAGAGAAGAGCGGCGCGTCGGTCTCGCACGGTCTGCTGGTGCAGCAATCGGGCGGCGCGGCGGAAAGCGCCGGCATCCAGCCGGGCGACGTGATTCTCGCGGTCAACGGCCGGCCCATTTCGAGCGTCGATCAGCTGAAGCAGATGATCGCCGGTGCCGGCAACAGCATCGCGTTGCTGATCCAGCGCGACAACGCGCAGATCTTCGTGCCGGTCGATCTCGGCTGA
- a CDS encoding response regulator: MRILLVEDDRMIAEGVRKALRGEGFAVDWVEDGEAALSAAGSQPYDLVLLDLGLPKRDGLDVLRTLRSRGHALPVLIVTARDAVADRVKGLDAGADDYLVKPFDLDELGARMRALIRRQSGRSDSTIRHGNLTLDPASHQVTLDSAPVALSAREFALLEALLARPGAVLSKSQLEEKMYGWGEEIGSNTVEVYIHALRKKLGADLIRNVRGLGYMIAKDA; encoded by the coding sequence ATGCGCATCTTGCTAGTCGAAGACGACCGGATGATTGCCGAAGGCGTGCGCAAGGCGCTGCGCGGCGAAGGCTTCGCGGTCGACTGGGTGGAAGATGGCGAAGCGGCGCTCAGCGCGGCGGGCAGCCAGCCTTACGATCTCGTGCTGCTCGACCTGGGCCTGCCCAAACGCGACGGTCTCGACGTGTTGCGCACGCTGCGCTCACGCGGCCACGCGCTGCCGGTGCTGATCGTCACCGCGCGCGACGCCGTGGCGGATCGCGTCAAAGGCCTCGACGCCGGCGCCGACGATTACCTCGTCAAACCTTTTGATCTCGACGAACTCGGCGCCCGCATGCGCGCGCTGATCCGGCGTCAGTCCGGGCGCAGCGATTCGACCATCCGCCATGGCAACCTGACGCTCGATCCCGCGTCGCATCAGGTCACGCTCGACAGCGCGCCGGTCGCGTTGTCGGCGCGTGAATTCGCGCTGCTCGAGGCGCTGCTCGCGCGTCCCGGCGCCGTGCTCTCGAAGAGCCAGCTCGAGGAAAAAATGTACGGCTGGGGCGAGGAGATCGGCAGCAACACCGTCGAGGTCTACATTCACGCGCTGCGCAAGAAACTCGGCGCGGACCTGATCCGCAACGTGCGCGGCCTGGGCTACATGATCGCGAAGGACGCCTGA
- a CDS encoding SGNH/GDSL hydrolase family protein — protein sequence MKQTASRKQHWLRVTQIAMASTAFALLAACGGGSDNNNNASSTPAGGVKLQVVSFGDSLSDVGTYSPVIQGSFGGGRFTTNPGEVWTQKVAEYYGGTLTPAYLGGFGQPLVAAGGFGYAQGGSDVVNAQGQGWAPNSMAATTVPVVTQVANYLGAHTSFNANQLVLVAGGANDILQFAGTTANLTALGAALQTQYPLLVQAGTLPNSQAGQVAFIVGYLQKLPNPQIAQAATQLAAQVQTMVNSGATHVVVSTVPDIGSAPLGVAANASTPGSAALLSGLAAAFNYLLTQNLTALGLVGTGKVIVVDAFSWLDQQLPNYQALGFTVSNTGTACNLTSMQNNATAYATANPSATNGLTPAQYGASFGSSLFCSPQTYTVAGADQTYMFADSVHPSTHLHALFAQYVQQQIAATGLGK from the coding sequence ATGAAGCAAACAGCATCGCGGAAACAACATTGGCTGCGTGTCACGCAGATCGCCATGGCCAGCACGGCATTCGCTCTGCTCGCGGCTTGCGGCGGGGGCAGCGACAATAACAACAACGCGAGCAGCACGCCTGCAGGCGGAGTCAAATTGCAGGTCGTGTCGTTCGGCGACAGCTTGTCGGACGTCGGCACGTACTCGCCGGTGATTCAGGGGAGCTTCGGCGGCGGCCGCTTCACGACGAACCCGGGTGAAGTGTGGACCCAGAAGGTCGCGGAATATTACGGTGGCACGTTGACGCCGGCATACCTCGGCGGCTTCGGTCAGCCGCTGGTCGCAGCGGGCGGCTTCGGCTATGCGCAGGGCGGCTCGGACGTCGTCAACGCCCAAGGCCAAGGCTGGGCGCCCAACAGCATGGCCGCGACGACCGTGCCGGTTGTGACGCAGGTGGCCAACTACCTGGGCGCGCATACGAGCTTCAATGCGAATCAACTCGTGCTGGTCGCCGGCGGCGCGAACGACATCTTGCAGTTCGCGGGGACCACCGCCAATCTGACGGCACTCGGCGCCGCGCTACAGACGCAATACCCGCTGCTCGTGCAAGCCGGCACACTGCCGAACTCGCAAGCGGGCCAAGTGGCGTTCATCGTCGGCTACCTGCAGAAGTTGCCCAATCCGCAGATCGCCCAGGCCGCTACGCAGCTCGCCGCGCAAGTGCAGACCATGGTCAACTCGGGCGCGACTCACGTGGTGGTGTCGACCGTGCCGGACATCGGCAGTGCGCCGCTCGGCGTTGCAGCCAATGCGAGCACGCCGGGCTCGGCTGCATTGCTGTCCGGGCTTGCCGCGGCGTTTAACTATCTGTTGACCCAGAACCTGACGGCGCTCGGCCTGGTGGGCACGGGCAAGGTTATCGTGGTCGATGCGTTCAGCTGGTTGGATCAGCAATTGCCGAACTACCAGGCGCTGGGATTCACGGTGTCCAACACCGGCACAGCGTGTAACCTGACGTCGATGCAGAACAACGCAACCGCGTACGCCACCGCCAATCCGAGCGCAACGAACGGGCTGACGCCGGCTCAGTACGGCGCCAGTTTCGGCTCGTCGCTGTTCTGCTCGCCGCAGACTTATACGGTGGCTGGCGCTGACCAGACCTACATGTTCGCGGACTCGGTTCATCCGAGCACGCACTTGCACGCTTTGTTCGCGCAATACGTGCAGCAGCAGATCGCGGCAACGGGGTTGGGCAAGTAA
- a CDS encoding sterol desaturase family protein, with translation MQFDAELLLLAMAPVFLGCIGWEAWHLRRTQPGAQLYSWRDTLCNAALALMQQAADKLAWLAIIPVYAFFYDHYRLYTWQASWVSFVVLFIAQDLLYYVFHRCSHRVRWLWAAHVVHHSSERMNFSTAFRQSLMYPIAGMWLFWTPLAVLGFPPKQIVAIVLINLGFQFFVHTQAIGKLGWLEYVFNTPSIHRVHHARNDRYIDRNYAGVLVIWDRLFGSYVEEDSRDAPVYGIVEPLHTYNPLKATFHEWASMAVDFASVRGWRNKLRALFAPPAWAADYHARRAAGSSVSRVDSDANSGEATRVKQDHTAAFQTPRRP, from the coding sequence ATGCAATTCGATGCCGAATTGCTGCTGCTCGCCATGGCGCCGGTCTTTCTCGGATGCATCGGCTGGGAGGCGTGGCACCTGCGGCGCACGCAGCCGGGCGCGCAACTCTATAGCTGGCGCGACACGCTCTGCAACGCCGCGCTTGCGCTGATGCAGCAAGCCGCCGACAAGCTCGCGTGGCTCGCCATCATTCCGGTCTACGCGTTCTTCTACGATCACTATCGCCTCTACACGTGGCAGGCGAGCTGGGTCTCGTTCGTCGTGCTGTTCATCGCGCAGGATCTGCTCTACTACGTGTTCCATCGTTGCAGTCATCGCGTGCGCTGGCTGTGGGCCGCGCATGTCGTGCATCACTCGTCGGAGCGCATGAATTTTTCGACCGCGTTCCGCCAGAGCCTGATGTATCCGATCGCGGGCATGTGGCTGTTCTGGACGCCGCTTGCCGTGCTCGGTTTTCCGCCGAAGCAGATCGTCGCGATCGTGCTGATCAATCTCGGCTTTCAGTTTTTCGTGCATACGCAGGCCATCGGCAAACTCGGCTGGCTCGAATACGTGTTCAACACGCCGTCGATTCATCGCGTGCATCACGCGCGCAACGACCGCTATATCGATCGCAACTATGCCGGCGTGCTGGTGATCTGGGATCGCCTGTTCGGCAGCTACGTCGAGGAAGATTCGCGCGATGCGCCGGTGTATGGCATCGTCGAACCGCTTCACACGTACAACCCGCTGAAGGCGACGTTTCACGAATGGGCGTCGATGGCCGTCGACTTCGCGAGCGTGCGCGGCTGGCGCAACAAACTGCGGGCGCTGTTTGCGCCGCCCGCATGGGCTGCGGATTATCACGCGCGGCGCGCCGCCGGTTCATCGGTATCGCGCGTGGATTCAGATGCAAATTCAGGCGAGGCAACGCGCGTGAAGCAAGACCATACGGCCGCGTTTCAAACACCACGCAGGCCGTAG
- a CDS encoding ATP-binding protein — translation MRSIRRQLLVWLLALVLLGVGIAGWLIYRQALAEANELFDYQLEQIAAALPSEPFSQVLASRDTGDEGIVLQIWNRNGVLMYYSRPRAPLAPRAELGFSTEHTERGDWRVYGAIVGDNVVQLAQPVSVRNRLAANVALRTLWPLIVLLPLLGLAVWVIVGRGLRPLRRVTSALDARHPEALDPLPDQRLPLEVQPLVRALNGLLERLATALDIQKAFVADAAHELRTPLAAVQIQAQLVARAKDDSGRSEALADLQAGVTRATRLAEQLLALARSEPDGLAATDAIDLRALLQECVVTYAPLALNRGVDLGIEATEPATVIGNADALRVMFNNLVDNATKYTPRGGRVDVGLHVVEGHPVVRIADSGPGIEPAERDRVFDRFYRAGAGANRVRTDVAGSGLGLAIVRRIAVQHHAAVSLDESPAGGLQVSVRF, via the coding sequence ATGCGTTCGATTCGCCGTCAATTGCTGGTCTGGCTGCTGGCGCTGGTGCTGCTCGGCGTCGGCATCGCGGGTTGGCTGATCTACCGGCAAGCGCTTGCCGAAGCCAACGAACTCTTCGATTACCAGTTGGAGCAGATCGCCGCGGCGCTGCCGTCGGAACCGTTCTCGCAAGTGCTCGCTTCGCGCGACACCGGCGACGAAGGCATCGTGCTGCAGATCTGGAACCGCAACGGCGTGCTGATGTACTACTCGCGTCCGCGTGCGCCGCTCGCACCGCGCGCCGAACTCGGCTTTTCGACCGAGCACACGGAGCGCGGCGATTGGCGCGTGTATGGCGCGATCGTCGGCGACAACGTGGTGCAGCTGGCGCAGCCGGTTTCCGTGCGCAACCGCCTCGCCGCGAACGTCGCGCTGCGTACGCTGTGGCCGCTGATCGTGCTGCTGCCGTTGCTCGGGCTCGCGGTGTGGGTGATCGTCGGACGCGGACTCAGGCCGTTGCGGCGCGTGACCAGCGCGCTCGACGCGCGCCATCCCGAAGCGCTCGATCCGTTGCCGGATCAGCGTCTGCCGCTCGAAGTGCAGCCGCTCGTGCGCGCGCTGAACGGTCTGCTCGAACGGCTCGCCACCGCGCTCGATATTCAGAAAGCATTTGTCGCCGACGCCGCGCACGAATTGCGCACGCCGCTCGCCGCCGTGCAGATTCAGGCGCAACTGGTGGCGCGCGCGAAGGACGACAGCGGCCGCAGCGAGGCGCTCGCCGATCTGCAAGCCGGCGTGACGCGTGCCACGCGTCTTGCCGAGCAACTGTTGGCGCTCGCGCGTTCCGAACCGGACGGCCTCGCCGCGACCGACGCGATCGATCTGCGCGCGCTGCTGCAGGAGTGCGTGGTGACTTACGCGCCGCTTGCACTGAACCGCGGCGTCGATCTCGGCATCGAGGCGACGGAACCCGCCACCGTGATCGGCAACGCCGACGCGCTGCGTGTGATGTTCAACAATCTCGTGGATAACGCAACCAAATACACGCCACGCGGCGGGCGTGTAGACGTCGGCCTGCATGTCGTGGAGGGGCACCCGGTCGTGCGGATCGCGGACAGCGGACCGGGTATCGAACCGGCCGAACGCGATCGCGTGTTCGATCGTTTCTATCGCGCGGGCGCCGGCGCGAATCGCGTCCGTACCGATGTGGCGGGCAGCGGTCTGGGTCTGGCGATCGTGCGTCGCATCGCCGTGCAGCATCATGCTGCCGTATCGCTCGACGAGTCGCCGGCGGGCGGCTTGCAAGTCAGCGTGCGTTTCTGA
- a CDS encoding carboxypeptidase-like regulatory domain-containing protein gives MKTQRNQRRIVAAAVAAALTLGLAGGAYAQQASDTTGGTTTDESSAGNANGGGLPQIQQQGDVSFVSGGVGLDESKALQQAQSQWPLSLRFTGPGSDFLADVHVRVVDAHNGEVLSTTSRGPYMLVKLRPGRYTVHAQYKDRDQSKPVTIPAKGTARAAFYWNTQ, from the coding sequence ATGAAAACCCAACGCAATCAGCGAAGGATCGTAGCCGCCGCGGTTGCCGCAGCGCTCACGCTCGGTCTGGCGGGTGGCGCATACGCACAGCAGGCAAGCGATACGACCGGCGGCACGACCACCGATGAATCCAGCGCGGGCAACGCCAATGGCGGCGGCCTGCCGCAAATCCAGCAGCAAGGCGATGTCTCGTTCGTGTCGGGCGGCGTCGGTCTCGACGAATCGAAGGCATTGCAGCAGGCGCAAAGCCAGTGGCCACTGTCGCTGCGCTTCACGGGCCCGGGTTCCGACTTTCTCGCCGACGTTCACGTGCGCGTGGTCGACGCGCACAACGGCGAGGTGCTAAGCACTACGTCGCGCGGGCCGTACATGCTTGTCAAATTGCGCCCGGGCCGCTACACGGTGCATGCGCAATACAAGGATCGCGACCAGTCCAAACCGGTGACGATCCCGGCCAAGGGCACCGCCAGGGCTGCGTTCTACTGGAACACGCAATAA
- a CDS encoding CoxG family protein, whose translation MELNDALRIPLAPSDVWEALQDLALLRASLDNCESFTRLAHGEYELIMTVPLGPLRARYQARAHVAGQDSGPADAQRRTINFKARAEGIGALRGQIEVRLRADESAHGADRERGTRIDYTIWATSSGPLAELPTRQLENALHQLADDFFTEFDAVVRAKHGQGPNRARGSAVRRQHVFLRPITLGGMARRVRSDHGNALPGRAASASHGAAHGVSHGVPHHEPSPHAVPNWAWAAMIFLVALLLYVARWVSEH comes from the coding sequence ATGGAACTGAACGACGCGTTACGGATTCCGCTTGCGCCGTCCGACGTTTGGGAGGCGTTGCAAGATCTCGCGCTACTGCGCGCCAGCCTCGACAACTGCGAGTCGTTCACCCGCCTTGCGCACGGCGAATACGAGCTGATCATGACCGTGCCGCTTGGTCCGCTACGCGCGCGTTATCAGGCGCGTGCCCACGTGGCCGGCCAGGATTCCGGACCGGCGGACGCGCAGCGCCGCACCATCAATTTCAAAGCCCGGGCCGAAGGCATCGGCGCCTTGCGTGGACAGATCGAAGTACGCTTGCGCGCGGACGAAAGCGCGCACGGTGCCGACAGGGAGCGCGGCACGCGGATCGATTACACGATCTGGGCGACTTCGTCCGGCCCGCTCGCGGAATTGCCGACGCGGCAACTCGAAAACGCGCTGCATCAACTGGCGGACGACTTTTTCACCGAGTTCGACGCCGTCGTGCGCGCCAAGCATGGGCAAGGTCCGAATCGCGCGCGGGGTTCAGCGGTGCGTCGGCAGCATGTGTTTCTGCGACCGATCACGCTCGGCGGCATGGCGCGGCGGGTGCGGTCGGATCACGGCAATGCGCTGCCTGGGCGCGCGGCCAGCGCGTCGCACGGAGCCGCGCATGGGGTATCGCATGGGGTTCCGCATCACGAGCCTAGTCCGCACGCGGTCCCGAACTGGGCCTGGGCCGCGATGATCTTTCTGGTCGCGCTGCTGTTGTATGTCGCGCGCTGGGTCAGCGAGCACTGA
- a CDS encoding DUF427 domain-containing protein, with product MSDALTPHGSPGASTGGHTIVITGNSHRVRMIHGGVTMADTQAGLTLSETGLPDVFYFPRSDVNMARLERSTHSTHCPFKGDASYFHLRTEDGLIENAVWSYETPLESAMKIKGYLAFYASRVDRIDQTS from the coding sequence ATGAGCGATGCCTTGACACCTCACGGGAGCCCTGGCGCGAGCACGGGCGGGCACACCATCGTCATCACCGGCAACAGTCACCGGGTGCGCATGATCCACGGCGGCGTAACCATGGCCGATACGCAGGCGGGGCTGACATTGTCGGAAACCGGTCTGCCGGACGTGTTCTATTTCCCGCGTTCGGACGTGAACATGGCCCGGCTCGAACGCTCGACGCACAGCACGCACTGTCCGTTCAAAGGCGACGCGTCGTACTTCCATTTGCGCACGGAAGACGGCCTGATCGAGAACGCCGTGTGGAGTTACGAAACGCCGCTCGAGTCGGCGATGAAGATCAAAGGGTATCTCGCGTTTTACGCATCGCGCGTCGACCGCATCGATCAGACGTCCTGA